CAGCTGAGCAACCAGCAGCAGTCGATCTCCGGCGTTAACCTCGACGAAGAGTACGGCAACCTGCAGCGCTACCAGCAGTACTACCTGGCCAATGCCCAGGTGCTGCAAACCGCCAGCATGCTCTTCGACGCGTTAATTAATATTCGCTAAGGCTGAGGTGAACGATGCGTATTAGCACCCAGATGATGTACCAGCAGAACATGCGCGGGATCACCGATTCCCAGAGCAAGTGGCTGAGTTACGGTGAGCAGATGTCCACCGGCAAACGCGTTAACCGTCCGTCTGACGACCCCATTGCCGCGTCGCAGGCGGTGGTGCTGTCGCAGGCCCAGGCGCAGAACAGCCAGTTTACGCTGGCCCGCTCTTTTGCCTCCCAGCGAGTAGGGCTGGAGGAGAGCGTTTTGGGTCAGGTGACCACGGCGCTGCAATCAGCGCAGGATAAAATTGTCTATGCCGGTAACGGCTCCCTGAGTGACAACGACCGTAGCTCTATTGCTACCGACCTGCAGGGTATCCGCGATCAGCTGGTGAACCTGGCAAACAGCACCGACGGTAACGGACGCTATATTTTCGCCGGTTATAAAACGGACGCTGTGGCTTTCGATCAGGCCACGGGTACCTATAACGGCGGTGACACGCCTATCCGGCAGCAGGTTGATTCCGCGCGTAACATGCAGATCAGCCATACCGGCAGTGAAGTGTTTGAATCCTTCACCAGTAACGCAGCGCCAGAGCCGGACGGCTCAACCCCGGAAACCAATCTGTTCAAGATCCTGGATAATGCGATTGCAGCCCTGAAAACGCCGGTCAGCGGCGATCAGGACAAGACGGATCAGCTGAA
This DNA window, taken from Leclercia adecarboxylata, encodes the following:
- the flgL gene encoding flagellar hook-associated protein FlgL, producing MRISTQMMYQQNMRGITDSQSKWLSYGEQMSTGKRVNRPSDDPIAASQAVVLSQAQAQNSQFTLARSFASQRVGLEESVLGQVTTALQSAQDKIVYAGNGSLSDNDRSSIATDLQGIRDQLVNLANSTDGNGRYIFAGYKTDAVAFDQATGTYNGGDTPIRQQVDSARNMQISHTGSEVFESFTSNAAPEPDGSTPETNLFKILDNAIAALKTPVSGDQDKTDQLNLDIDKANRGLRNSLDNVLTVRADLGTKLTELDALDTLGSDRALGQTQQMSDLIDVDWNAAISSYTMQQAALQASYKAFSDMQGMSLFQMNK